One Kosmotoga arenicorallina S304 genomic region harbors:
- a CDS encoding IS110 family RNA-guided transposase — protein MDVVGIDWAWDFHICYSIEKDKVWRIKDNEVGYKELLNEVSREAVFVIEESFNRISDFLLSEGREVYLLPPKRSKEARGYHSNGIKTDSLDARSIALTYSEHPEYCIRARNNEEGRSFREQLRAYRYYKDEASRLKNKLHNELHDHFPEFVEEMGNWTKNKGKILLLSITNELKNLSIEEIHSHFKENQIAFTNSLREKVKALKKREWHITKYTLMMVANAARHLLEVERGKQEMKKEMERNLKESKYRVILSLPGVGVVTGVALVAAFLNHEFKNYRNFQKYCGTVPVIIQGGNYHKCVMRKHCDRNLKGVLHMMALSAVNEGSWMRGYYARKIKEGKSFGHALRALANTLVKIAFAMLKGLKAYDEELFLSSRGNKSPQSNYTTKTSTQGTERRTDERFSLLDSAAQTNCHLGTDSGRLSP, from the coding sequence ATGGATGTTGTGGGAATTGATTGGGCATGGGACTTTCACATCTGTTATTCCATCGAGAAGGACAAGGTTTGGAGAATCAAAGACAACGAAGTGGGTTACAAGGAATTACTCAATGAAGTATCCAGAGAAGCTGTTTTTGTCATTGAAGAGAGTTTCAACAGGATAAGCGATTTTCTGCTTTCCGAAGGAAGAGAAGTTTATCTCTTGCCACCGAAAAGGTCGAAAGAAGCCCGGGGCTATCATTCCAACGGGATAAAGACAGATTCACTCGATGCCAGGAGCATTGCACTGACATACAGTGAACATCCGGAATACTGTATAAGGGCGAGAAACAACGAAGAAGGCAGGTCATTCAGGGAACAGTTGAGAGCTTACAGGTATTACAAAGACGAAGCCTCCAGATTGAAGAACAAATTGCACAACGAATTACACGATCATTTCCCGGAGTTTGTCGAAGAGATGGGTAACTGGACAAAGAACAAGGGGAAAATTCTTCTGCTCAGCATCACGAATGAACTCAAGAACCTCTCTATTGAAGAGATACACAGCCACTTCAAAGAGAACCAGATAGCTTTCACGAACTCGTTGAGGGAGAAGGTAAAAGCACTCAAAAAGAGGGAATGGCATATTACAAAATACACCCTCATGATGGTGGCAAATGCTGCCAGACACCTTCTCGAAGTGGAAAGAGGAAAGCAGGAAATGAAAAAGGAAATGGAAAGGAATTTGAAAGAATCGAAATACAGGGTGATATTGAGCCTGCCGGGAGTGGGAGTAGTAACGGGCGTAGCACTGGTGGCGGCATTTCTCAACCACGAATTTAAGAATTACAGGAACTTCCAGAAATACTGCGGGACAGTGCCTGTAATAATACAAGGCGGGAACTACCACAAATGTGTGATGAGGAAACACTGTGACAGGAACCTGAAAGGGGTTCTGCATATGATGGCACTGAGTGCAGTGAACGAGGGATCGTGGATGAGGGGATATTATGCCAGGAAAATAAAGGAGGGCAAGTCCTTTGGACATGCCCTCAGAGCATTGGCGAATACCCTCGTCAAGATAGCCTTCGCCATGCTAAAAGGCTTGAAAGCCTACGATGAGGAACTCTTTTTGTCCTCGCGTGGGAACAAGAGCCCTCAGTCAAATTATACAACAAAAACAAGCACGCAGGGAACTGAAAGAAGGACAGATGAAAGGTTCTCCCTGCTTGATTCTGCTGCTCAAACAAACTGCCATTTGGGAACGGATTCAGGCAGATTGTCTCCTTGA